Proteins co-encoded in one Haladaptatus sp. ZSTT2 genomic window:
- a CDS encoding MFS transporter — MALVHGIRENRGQFALQLLTVFAVGLTIGAERNVVPLIGRDVFGVESLAIIGSFVVSFGFVKALLNLYGGKWSETYGRRPILIAGWVVALPIPFILIYAPSWWWITLGNVLLGVNQGLAWSMSVNAKIDLAGAQARGTAVGLDEAFGYTGVALGAWITGVIAAEYGLQPAPFYFLAGVIVLALIVSILFVEETLPYAHAEADASDAGEQLPFRAVLKRATWGDRTLFAAAQAGSVEKFVDALVWIAYPLYLTANGLTVAQVGVVVGVYGGVWGVLQLYTGKLADDIGRRPPVIVGMFVAGAGVLATVFVSGYGPWIATAGVTGVGMALLYPTLITVAGDAAHPTWRATGLGVYRMWRDAGYGFGAILIGVTADAFSLQAAFVMVAGAMFLSGGVALFWMRETHPEFGRDASHSTVSPVIEE, encoded by the coding sequence ATGGCGCTCGTCCACGGAATCCGAGAAAATCGAGGACAGTTCGCCCTCCAGTTGCTGACGGTGTTCGCCGTTGGCCTCACGATTGGCGCAGAACGGAACGTCGTTCCCCTCATCGGCCGTGACGTGTTCGGGGTCGAATCGCTCGCCATCATCGGCTCGTTCGTCGTCAGCTTCGGCTTCGTCAAAGCACTCCTCAACCTCTACGGTGGGAAGTGGTCTGAGACCTACGGCCGTCGCCCGATTCTCATCGCCGGATGGGTGGTCGCCCTCCCCATCCCGTTCATCCTCATCTACGCCCCGAGCTGGTGGTGGATTACGCTCGGAAACGTCCTCCTCGGCGTCAATCAGGGGCTCGCGTGGAGTATGAGCGTGAACGCAAAAATCGACCTCGCGGGCGCGCAAGCCCGCGGCACCGCCGTTGGCTTAGACGAGGCGTTTGGCTACACAGGGGTCGCCCTCGGCGCGTGGATTACTGGCGTCATCGCCGCCGAGTACGGCCTGCAACCCGCGCCGTTTTACTTTCTCGCGGGTGTCATCGTTCTCGCGCTCATCGTGTCGATTCTCTTCGTCGAGGAGACCTTACCGTACGCCCACGCAGAAGCCGACGCGAGCGACGCGGGCGAACAGCTTCCGTTCAGAGCGGTGTTAAAACGCGCGACGTGGGGAGACCGGACGCTCTTTGCGGCCGCCCAAGCCGGGAGCGTCGAGAAGTTCGTAGACGCGCTTGTCTGGATTGCGTATCCTCTGTATCTCACCGCCAACGGCCTCACCGTCGCACAGGTGGGCGTCGTCGTCGGGGTCTACGGCGGTGTCTGGGGCGTTCTCCAACTGTACACTGGCAAACTCGCAGACGACATCGGTCGGCGTCCGCCGGTTATCGTCGGCATGTTCGTCGCGGGGGCTGGCGTCCTCGCCACGGTGTTCGTCTCGGGGTACGGGCCGTGGATTGCCACCGCAGGCGTGACCGGGGTTGGGATGGCGCTGCTCTACCCTACCCTCATCACTGTCGCTGGTGACGCTGCCCATCCGACGTGGCGTGCCACGGGACTCGGCGTCTACCGTATGTGGCGCGACGCAGGCTACGGCTTCGGTGCCATCCTCATTGGCGTCACTGCAGACGCGTTCAGCTTGCAGGCGGCGTTCGTGATGGTTGCCGGTGCGATGTTCCTCTCCGGTGGTGTGGCCCTCTTTTGGATGCGCGAGACGCACCCCGAGTTCGGCAGAGATGCGTCCCATTCGACGGTCTCGCCAGTTATCGAAGAGTGA
- a CDS encoding RNA ligase partner protein, whose translation MADYPLKQRFVLDTSTFITEEIRDDDEDVEQAVDRLLDLIAEAKLKLHISCYIPPSVYEELSRMLKDRGVSEEVLSKLNTWLIKKNPDRYTVMIPAEIVYEFIEEMSNRVDRGLRVSEKAVRKAEESRDSDTGDQLSEVDKVISDLRSEYRSTLRRGILDSREDFDLLILARELEAGVVTEDTGIIHWAEGFGLRYLKGRDFPSLLTEYLAASET comes from the coding sequence ATGGCGGACTATCCGTTGAAACAACGCTTCGTGCTCGACACGTCTACGTTCATCACCGAGGAGATACGCGACGACGACGAAGATGTAGAACAGGCGGTCGACCGCCTGTTAGACCTCATTGCCGAAGCGAAGCTCAAACTCCACATCTCGTGTTACATCCCACCGTCTGTCTACGAGGAACTCTCGCGGATGCTCAAAGACAGAGGGGTCTCAGAGGAGGTGCTCTCGAAGCTCAACACGTGGCTCATCAAGAAAAATCCCGACCGGTATACGGTGATGATTCCCGCAGAAATCGTCTACGAGTTCATCGAAGAGATGAGCAATCGTGTAGACAGAGGGCTGCGCGTTTCTGAAAAAGCCGTGCGAAAAGCCGAGGAGTCGCGGGATTCTGACACTGGAGATCAGCTCAGTGAAGTCGACAAAGTCATCTCAGACCTTCGTTCAGAGTACCGTTCGACGCTGCGCCGGGGCATCCTCGATTCGCGCGAGGACTTCGACTTGCTCATCCTCGCCCGAGAACTCGAAGCAGGTGTCGTAACCGAAGATACGGGCATCATCCACTGGGCAGAAGGGTTTGGACTCAGGTATCTGAAAGGGCGGGATTTTCCGTCGTTGCTGACCGAGTATTTAGCAGCGAGCGAAACGTGA
- a CDS encoding CoA-acylating methylmalonate-semialdehyde dehydrogenase — MVSLDALSQTGEVRNYVGGNWTAVESDDGQAVINPATGEELAYVPFTGTDQLDEAIATGQEAFETWRNTPVVERIQPLFRLKALLDEHQEELAEILVQEHGKTFNEAMGELRRGIENVEVSCGIPTMMQAGFLENAAPGIDEAAVRQPLGVFTAITPFNFPGMIPLWFLPYAVATGNSFILKPSEQDPLVAQRIFELIDEAGFPDGVVQLVNGGKDTVNALIQHEGIAGVSFVGSTPVARHVYKESAATGKRVQAQGGAKNHIIVAESADLRHAAEQTVSSACACAGERCLANDVVLVHESVYDEFADLVVELADQQVVGYGLDEGTDIGAMISAPHAERVRGHIQSGVDEGATLLRDGRDVEVEGYDGEFIGPTIFGDVTPDMTIAREEIFGPVFGLVRVSDMTEAIDILNQSEFGNAASLFTREGADARRFRNEAQAGNLGVNVGTSAPMAFFHFGGRKASAFGDLHAQGEDMIQFYTDKTIFIERWPDA, encoded by the coding sequence ATGGTTTCACTTGACGCCCTCTCACAGACGGGAGAGGTACGCAACTACGTCGGTGGGAACTGGACCGCAGTCGAGAGCGATGACGGGCAGGCCGTCATCAACCCCGCGACGGGAGAAGAACTCGCCTACGTGCCGTTTACCGGAACCGACCAACTAGACGAAGCAATCGCCACCGGACAGGAAGCGTTCGAGACGTGGCGAAACACCCCGGTTGTCGAGCGGATTCAGCCCCTCTTTCGGCTGAAGGCGCTGCTCGACGAACACCAAGAAGAACTCGCAGAAATTCTCGTCCAGGAACACGGCAAGACGTTCAACGAAGCGATGGGCGAACTGCGCCGCGGCATCGAGAACGTCGAGGTCTCCTGTGGCATCCCGACGATGATGCAGGCGGGCTTCCTCGAAAACGCGGCCCCCGGCATCGACGAAGCCGCCGTCCGCCAGCCACTCGGCGTCTTCACCGCCATCACGCCGTTTAACTTCCCCGGCATGATTCCACTCTGGTTCCTGCCGTACGCAGTCGCGACGGGCAACTCGTTCATCCTCAAGCCGTCCGAACAGGACCCACTCGTCGCCCAGCGCATCTTCGAACTGATCGACGAAGCGGGCTTCCCCGACGGCGTTGTCCAGCTCGTGAACGGTGGGAAAGACACCGTGAACGCGCTCATCCAGCACGAGGGCATCGCGGGCGTCTCCTTCGTCGGCAGCACGCCGGTCGCACGCCACGTGTACAAAGAATCGGCCGCCACCGGAAAGCGCGTCCAGGCGCAGGGCGGGGCGAAAAACCACATCATCGTCGCCGAATCCGCAGACCTCCGCCACGCCGCAGAGCAGACAGTCTCCTCTGCGTGTGCGTGTGCAGGCGAGCGCTGTCTCGCAAACGACGTGGTGCTCGTCCACGAGTCGGTGTACGACGAGTTCGCAGACCTCGTCGTCGAACTCGCAGACCAGCAGGTGGTCGGCTACGGGCTGGACGAAGGCACGGACATCGGCGCGATGATTTCTGCACCCCACGCAGAGCGCGTCCGCGGCCACATCCAGAGCGGCGTCGACGAAGGCGCGACGCTCCTGCGCGACGGCCGCGACGTCGAAGTCGAGGGCTACGACGGCGAGTTCATCGGCCCGACCATCTTCGGTGACGTGACCCCCGACATGACCATCGCGCGCGAGGAGATTTTCGGCCCCGTGTTCGGGCTCGTCCGCGTGAGCGACATGACCGAAGCCATCGACATACTCAACCAGAGCGAGTTCGGGAACGCCGCGAGCCTGTTCACCCGCGAGGGCGCAGACGCCCGGCGCTTCCGCAACGAAGCGCAAGCGGGTAACCTTGGCGTGAACGTCGGAACGAGCGCGCCGATGGCCTTCTTCCACTTCGGTGGCCGCAAGGCCTCCGCATTTGGCGACCTCCACGCACAGGGCGAGGACATGATTCAGTTCTACACGGACAAGACCATCTTCATCGAGCGCTGGCCGGACGCCTAA
- a CDS encoding MBL fold metallo-hydrolase, producing the protein MSNIAPSEVSARLRDGDGSLHVLDIRNRDEYEEWHIEGSHNIPVYNSLSAGQTQALRTRLNEIPDDAEIATVCIAGIVSQKAAAVLRDEGYDAKSMEGGMRGWGTVYEPYDTGVTGLTQIVRPGTGCLSYVFADDGEALVVDPALHAEIYQQFADNNNLDIVGVLDTHAHADHISSGPRFSEYLDVPYYLSATDAHDLSGYTPVEEGDTIAVGSTDLEVWETPGHTRGSVVLRLDGAILAGDTLFVRSVGRPDLEGGTAEATEGANLLFDSLDRLDSLSDDTMVYPGHFSNETIRPVADTIAAIRARNDLFGVADKSDFVETILADLPDTPNNYNQIKAINTGKEPLTQQAADLELGPNNCASN; encoded by the coding sequence ATGTCCAATATTGCGCCCTCGGAAGTCAGCGCACGACTCCGCGACGGGGACGGCAGCCTCCACGTCCTCGACATTCGAAACCGTGACGAGTACGAAGAGTGGCACATCGAAGGGAGCCATAACATCCCCGTGTACAACTCGCTGAGCGCCGGGCAAACCCAAGCACTGCGAACTCGCTTGAACGAGATACCCGACGACGCAGAAATCGCGACCGTCTGTATCGCTGGTATCGTCTCCCAGAAGGCTGCTGCAGTCTTGCGCGATGAGGGTTACGACGCGAAGTCGATGGAGGGCGGCATGCGTGGCTGGGGAACCGTGTACGAACCCTACGACACCGGCGTTACCGGACTCACCCAAATCGTCCGCCCGGGGACGGGTTGTCTCTCCTACGTGTTTGCGGACGACGGCGAGGCGCTCGTCGTAGACCCCGCGCTGCACGCCGAGATTTACCAGCAGTTCGCAGACAACAACAACCTCGACATCGTCGGCGTCCTCGACACTCACGCCCACGCAGACCACATCAGCAGTGGCCCCCGTTTCAGCGAGTATCTCGACGTACCCTACTACCTCTCTGCGACGGACGCCCACGACCTTTCGGGATACACCCCCGTCGAAGAAGGCGACACCATCGCCGTTGGCAGTACCGACCTCGAAGTTTGGGAGACGCCGGGCCACACCCGCGGCAGCGTCGTGCTCCGCCTTGACGGGGCCATCCTCGCAGGCGACACCCTCTTCGTCCGGAGCGTTGGCCGCCCCGACTTAGAAGGCGGCACAGCCGAGGCAACAGAAGGGGCGAACCTCCTGTTCGACAGCCTCGACCGACTCGACTCGCTCTCCGACGACACGATGGTGTATCCGGGGCACTTCAGCAACGAGACCATCCGCCCCGTCGCAGACACCATCGCCGCGATTCGCGCGCGAAACGATCTGTTCGGTGTCGCGGACAAATCCGACTTCGTCGAGACCATCCTCGCAGACCTGCCCGACACGCCGAACAACTACAACCAGATTAAGGCCATCAACACGGGCAAAGAGCCGCTCACCCAGCAAGCCGCAGACTTAGAACTCGGCCCGAACAACTGCGCGTCGAACTAA
- a CDS encoding aminotransferase family protein: MTSDEAETGMNELEQLDKKHVFGTWSYQSEVKPTQVVGASGNRIETADGKSYLDLSGQLMCSNLGHSADAVAEAMAEQAKTAAYVAPGYTTEARAKLGEKLAEVTPGNLSKTFFSTSGTEAIEAAIKIARFVTGKQKIVSRYRSYHGSTYGSISVTGDPRRLMAEPGIPGTIKAPDPYAYGSTLEPMESLEYIDEMLMLEGDTVAAILVEPIVGSNGILVPPDEYLPRLKEIAHDHGALLIVDEVMAGFGRTGEWFGCDLFDVTPDIMTMAKGLTGAYAPLGATIVTDEIAAHFEDNMFCHGHTYSGHPVAVAAGLAAVETYQRDGLIEQAKERGEYLGAKLDELAEKHPSVGESRGVGLFRGLELTKSTEGRVPFGQRVDKISTGKTVVDEVSGAASEQGVYVANMINTLIIAPPLTITEDEIDEAVAALDTALEVSDAAMEE, from the coding sequence ATGACGAGCGACGAGGCTGAAACTGGGATGAACGAACTCGAACAACTGGACAAAAAACACGTCTTCGGCACGTGGTCGTATCAGTCAGAAGTCAAGCCGACACAGGTCGTCGGCGCGTCTGGCAACCGCATCGAGACGGCGGACGGGAAGTCGTACCTCGACCTTTCTGGCCAACTCATGTGCTCGAACCTCGGCCACTCGGCGGACGCCGTTGCAGAGGCAATGGCAGAGCAGGCGAAGACCGCGGCGTACGTCGCGCCGGGCTACACCACCGAAGCCCGCGCGAAACTCGGCGAGAAGTTAGCGGAGGTCACCCCCGGGAACCTCTCTAAGACGTTCTTCTCTACGAGCGGCACCGAAGCCATCGAAGCGGCCATCAAAATCGCCCGCTTCGTCACGGGCAAGCAGAAAATCGTCTCGCGTTACCGGTCGTACCACGGCTCGACCTACGGCTCAATTAGCGTCACGGGCGACCCACGGCGGCTGATGGCAGAACCCGGTATCCCCGGCACCATCAAAGCGCCCGACCCCTACGCCTATGGCTCGACGCTCGAACCGATGGAGAGCCTCGAATACATCGACGAGATGCTGATGCTCGAAGGCGACACCGTCGCCGCGATTCTGGTCGAACCAATCGTTGGCTCGAACGGGATTCTCGTCCCGCCAGACGAGTATCTGCCGCGCCTGAAAGAAATCGCCCACGACCACGGCGCGCTGCTCATCGTGGACGAAGTGATGGCCGGGTTTGGCCGCACCGGCGAGTGGTTCGGCTGTGACCTGTTCGACGTGACGCCGGACATCATGACGATGGCGAAAGGGCTGACTGGCGCGTACGCACCGCTCGGGGCGACTATCGTCACCGACGAAATCGCCGCCCACTTCGAGGACAACATGTTCTGCCACGGCCACACCTACTCGGGCCACCCGGTCGCCGTGGCCGCGGGCCTCGCCGCCGTCGAAACCTACCAGCGCGACGGCCTCATCGAGCAGGCCAAAGAACGCGGTGAGTACCTCGGCGCGAAACTCGACGAACTCGCTGAGAAACACCCGAGTGTGGGCGAATCACGCGGCGTCGGCCTGTTCCGCGGCCTCGAACTCACCAAGAGTACGGAAGGTCGCGTGCCGTTTGGCCAGCGTGTCGACAAGATTTCGACCGGGAAGACGGTCGTTGACGAAGTCTCTGGGGCCGCGAGCGAACAAGGCGTCTACGTCGCAAACATGATTAACACGCTCATCATCGCGCCGCCGCTCACCATCACCGAAGACGAAATCGACGAGGCGGTCGCCGCCCTCGACACTGCCCTCGAAGTCTCGGACGCGGCGATGGAGGAGTGA